The DNA segment TCCCGGCGACGGTCATCCCGCGGAAGACGTCGAGGGCGAGGAGTCGTTCACGCGCGCCGGGGCCAGCGGTGGCCCGGGAAGGCGATGTCGGGGTCCGGTGGGGCTGCGGCGCGCGTCCGGCTTCGGGGCGCGTGAGCGTGGCCACGCTCAGTGCCCCTGGGCGGCTGGTGTCAGGGGCGCGGCCGCAGGTCGGAGCTGGGCATCGGCCACGCCGTCACCCCCCTTCCCCTCGCGCTGCCAGCGGAAGAAGACGACGGTCATGACCCCGTAGAAGAAGAGTCCCCCCGGCACCCACATGATCAGTCCCCCGATGAGCTGGTCCGCCTTCGGCCCGATGCCCCAGATGCGCGGGCTGGACGCATAGAGAGGATACAGCACCGTGTCCGCCATGGCGATATAGATCGCGACGACGCTCATGGGGAGGGTCATGACGAAGCAGTACAACATCTGCGCCGGGTAGCTGAGGCGCGGCAGCTCGGGGAGTGGGCTGAGGAACGGCCACCACATCAGCACGCTCGCCACGAGGAAGGTGACGTGCTGGAGGATGTGGACGTTGTGGTGCAGGAGGGCGGTGTTGTAGAGGGCCGGGATGTGCCAGGCGGCGAGCGTGACGTTGAAGATCGCGAACGCCATGGCGCCGGTGGTGATGCGCCGTGCGAGCCAGCCGACGACGGGCCAGTCGAGTGCCGGCCGGAGCATCCAGCCGGGGGTGCCGGCGATGAGCAGGGGCGGCACGATGAGCTCCATGATCAGGTGCTGCACCATGTGCCCGCTGAACAGGTAGAAGTCGCTCAGGTCGTGGAGCGGTCCGTTCAGGATCAGGAAGAGCAGCACCAGCCCGCTCACGAAGGCGACACGCTGGCCGGTGGAGGGGCCGGTGCCGCCGGCGTCGCGGGCACGCCGGAAATAGAGCCACCCGAGGACGGTCAGGCCGATGACCGTGCTCGGGTGGATCGTCCAGGCATCCCACGCCAGTGTCTGCGCGGGATGGAGGAGCAGCGCGAGGTGGATCACCGCGCGCGCGCCGCCGTGCTCATGCGCCGCCGCTGAGGTTGACGGCGACCTTGCCGAACAGGAACAGCAGGCCGATGCAGGTGACGACGGCAATCGCGAGCGGCCCGACGAACAGGTTCCGGAACAGCTTGTTGTCGTACTTGAGGTGCATGTAGACCGCGCAGACCACCGC comes from the Gemmatimonadaceae bacterium genome and includes:
- a CDS encoding cytochrome c oxidase assembly protein translates to MIHLALLLHPAQTLAWDAWTIHPSTVIGLTVLGWLYFRRARDAGGTGPSTGQRVAFVSGLVLLFLILNGPLHDLSDFYLFSGHMVQHLIMELIVPPLLIAGTPGWMLRPALDWPVVGWLARRITTGAMAFAIFNVTLAAWHIPALYNTALLHHNVHILQHVTFLVASVLMWWPFLSPLPELPRLSYPAQMLYCFVMTLPMSVVAIYIAMADTVLYPLYASSPRIWGIGPKADQLIGGLIMWVPGGLFFYGVMTVVFFRWQREGKGGDGVADAQLRPAAAPLTPAAQGH